The genomic DNA AGTCCGGGGAGGGCTCCGGCACCGCCAACATCAAGAGTCACCACAACGTCGGCGGCCTGCCGGACGACGTCGAGTTCAAGCTGGTTGAGCCGCTGCGCCTGCTGTTCAAGGACGAGGTCCGCGCCGTCGGCCGCGAGCTGGGCCTGCCGGAGGTCATCGTCGGCCGCCAGCCGTTCCCGGGCCCCGGTCTGGGCATCCGCATCATCGGCGAGGTCACCGAGGAGCGTCTCGACATCCTGCGCGACGCCGACTACATCGCCCGCGAGGAGCTGACCAGGGCCGGTCTCGACGATGAGATCTGGCAGTGCCCGGTCGTGCTGCTGGCCGACGTCCGCTCCGTCGGCGTCCAGGGCGACGGCCGCACCTACGGCCACCCGATCGTGCTGCGCCCGGTGAGTTCCGAGGACGCGATGACCGCCGACTGGTCCCGCATCCCCTACGACGTGCTGGAGAAGATCTCCACCCGCATCACCAACGAGGTCAAGGAGGTCAACCGAGTCGTCCTCGATGTGACCTCCAAGCCGCCGGGAACTATCGAGTGGGAGTAAGCACCTCGACGTCGCCGATCGAATTCTCAATGTGAAGTGTGAGGGTTCGGCCGGCGGCGTCGTCGTTGTAGGACCCTGGCGTGCAGTTGCTGGTGCCGAGGGCGGTGTCGCACGTCAGCTCCACCGGAACGTCCTCCGGCAGGGTGACGTCGATGTCGCCCAGTGAGGTGGCGACCTTCACGCGGTGGTCCTCCTCGAGCCGGGGAAGATCAGAAAGGTCGAGGTCGATGTTGCCGATGCTGGCCTCGTAGGCGTCGGCGAGCTGGGACTCGTCCTGCACCGTCCTGGTGACGTCACCCATGGCTGCGTCATCGACGTAGACGAGCCCGTTTCTGCCGTCAACCCAGGCGAGGACCGTCGCGCCCAGCATGAGGACCACGGCGAAGCCGCCGATGAGCCAGGGCCAGATGCGCGGCTTCCTTTTCTTCGGGGTTTCGCGCGCCGGCGGATCCGGCAGATCCCAGGCGAAGGGGGCCGTCCCCAGCGGGTCCCAGGACGGCGGAGTCTGCTTCTGCTCGTAGCCCTCCGGGAAAGAGTAGGCGCT from Corynebacterium guangdongense includes the following:
- a CDS encoding PspC domain-containing protein, which produces MSTLNDMWATRPPRIPENQGGNAKVAGVCEGIGVRYQIDPTIVRIAFVVATLSVGGGIAAYLLAWGFMPRYGMKTSPIEACFRRSEDLDPVEKKERPTGWWLMIGFIFFSGFLFSMGSVGSTTLIALLLLAAAWFALHHRLPVPPEGVVAQNVPATAASGPVDLSAYSFPEGYEQKQTPPSWDPLGTAPFAWDLPDPPARETPKKRKPRIWPWLIGGFAVVLMLGATVLAWVDGRNGLVYVDDAAMGDVTRTVQDESQLADAYEASIGNIDLDLSDLPRLEEDHRVKVATSLGDIDVTLPEDVPVELTCDTALGTSNCTPGSYNDDAAGRTLTLHIENSIGDVEVLTPTR